Proteins encoded together in one Papaver somniferum cultivar HN1 unplaced genomic scaffold, ASM357369v1 unplaced-scaffold_117, whole genome shotgun sequence window:
- the LOC113329725 gene encoding uncharacterized protein LOC113329725: protein MGVDKGEIFDQNLFNFSKLGLDETINVTPLNKFQSVLDMEIEKNSVEKTLERTPVTITPPIQASVSPELQHGASSMVGGSTTGSCYAAGHVLSGVPDKRKCRPRGILTVGEELGFESFQLSSDDNVSSSGKGRRVSLVPTPSGVSMRWLLSPCKEEEDKMDNCSPNASAEFRRRMGPTPFQSLSSPSSDVCLKSNGSSKTSSLVKMDSSISPIELSKFEGSSDVSPSIFQVRPDVEHHLVSCFSPSSFADTTTITPSKRVEESSPLSVDSLDSHNAICTPESDSSSERRRFSWMQNVVDHRESRFEFDPLADVFRTKSLSPSGRRTSWDPADVLPLPGLNFKLHDTMMDPILGVSSSSFRDSVDSQLRVSWREGLVSRIFDMDELDSYRWLSDEAEEVSLSGNKQFSSADLDCEVDMSLESLDGELVNITKSPEFLSEEPEIIGKIKLNSPQKPRSCAESMSTEGGGLIASGDSDWTQCYKNRLFQG, encoded by the coding sequence ATGGGGGTTGATAAAGGTGAGATTTTTGACCAAAATTTATTTAATTTCAGTAAAttagggttagatgaaaccatAAATGTTACTCCTTTGAATAAATTTCAGTCTGTGTTAGatatggaaattgaaaaaaattcagTAGAGAAAACATTAGAAAGAACTCCAGTAACTATAACACCACCAATTCAAGCTTCGGTTTCGCCGGAGCTTCAGCATGGAGCTTCTTCCATGGTTGGTGGTTCCACTACAGGGTCTTGTTATGCTGCTGGTCATGTTTTATCAGGTGTACCTGATAAAAGGAAATGTAGGCCTAGAGGGATTCTTACAGTAGGTGAAGAACTGGGGTTTGAGAGTTTTCAGTTGTCTAGTGATGACAATGTGTCAAGTTCGGGGAAGGGTCGTAGAGTGTCATTGGTTCCGACGCCTAGTGGAGTGTCGATGCGGTGGTTGTTGTCGCCttgcaaagaggaagaagataaaATGGACAATTGTTCGCCGAATGCCTCAGCTGAATTTAGAAGGAGAATGGGTCCAACGCCATTTCAATCACTTTCTTCGCCGTCTTCAGATGTTTGTTTGAAAAGTAATGGTAGTAGTAAAACTAGTTCTCTTGTTAAGATGGATTCGTCGATTTCACCAATTGAATTGTCTAAGTTTGAAGGTTCTAGTGATGTTTCTCCGTCGATTTTTCAAGTTCGACCTGATGTTGAGCATCATTTGGTTTCTTGTTTCTCACCGTCTTCGTTTGCTGATACTACTACTATTACACCTAGTAAAAGAGTAGAAGAGAGTTCACCATTGTCTGTAGACTCTTTGGATAGTCACAATGCAATTTGCACTCCGGAATCTGATTCAAGCTCGGAGAGACGGAGATTTTCCTGGATGCAGAATGTTGTGGATCACCGTGAGTCTCGGTTTGAATTTGATCCATTGGCAGATGTTTTCCGAACGAAAAGTTTGTCTCCTAGTGGTAGGAGAACGAGTTGGGATCCAGCCGATGTTTTACCACTCCCTGGGTTGAATTTTAAGCTTCATGATACTATGATGGATCCAATATTAGGTGTCTCAAGTTCCAGTTTCAGAGATTCAGTTGACTCCCAATTGAGAGTATCATGGAGAGAAGGACTAGTTAGTCGGATATTCGATATGGATGAGTTGGATTCTTATAGATGGTTATCAGATGAAGCGGAGGAAGTTAGTCTTTCTGGGAATAAACAGTTCAGTTCTGCAGATTTGGATTGTGAAGTTGATATGAGTCTTGAATCTCTTGATGGCGAGTTAGTTAACATTACTAAATCACCTGAATTTCTCTCTGAAGAACCTGAAATTATCGGGAAAATCAAGCTCAACTCTCCTCAGAAACCCAGATCTTGTGCAGAGTCAATGAGCACGGAGGGAGGAGGATTAATCGCTTCAGGGGATTCAGATTGGACTCAATGTTACAAAAACCGTTTGTTTCAAGGATAG
- the LOC113329551 gene encoding probable leucine-rich repeat receptor-like protein kinase At1g35710 — protein MLKFASATLSIVALLLVYSFYVVDVVSFNSSSNHSSSSLTRKKKLQVVVEKEVESLLNWKSTLNRSHSFLHSWKRSSTARTTSPCKWYGITCNSQGSVAELKLNGLGLHGTLHSLNFTSFANVVSLNLGNNTLVGSIPFQISYLSKLAYLDLSYNNFSGYIPPEIGFLTNLNGLYIGHNQIVGSIPTSLCNLSSLTTLLLYENQLSGVIPREIGRLNSLIRLEWDSNNLIGAIPNSLCNLTNLEFLYLSKNQLSGTIPQEIGRLRSLIHLEWFSNNLIGPIPTSLCNLANLENLYLSDNQLSSTIPQEIGRLTSLIDFQLTSNNFTGSIPTSLCNLSNLNFLYLSDNQFSGTIPREIGRLTSLTELGLATNNFTGRIPTSLCNLSYLNSLYLFENKFSGTIPQELGRLTSLEIIILYTNNLVGPIPTSLCNLSNLNILYLNRNQLSGTIPQDIGRLGSLTELILTTNNLIGHIPNSLCNLSNLRTLFLIENKLSGPIPRDIGRLSSLIDLQLSTNNLTGPIPISLYKLINLKILRIYENQLSGTIHEEIGNMMSLSDLELAVNYLVGPIPASICNLSNLTIYIFFKINFLVSSQKK, from the coding sequence ATGTTAAAATTTGCTAGTGCTACTTTATCAATAGTGGCATTACTGTTGGTTTATTCATTTTACGTAGTTGATGTTGTTTCGTTTAATTCATCTTccaaccattcttcttcttctttaactcgCAAAAAAAAGTTACAGGTAGTAGTGGAAAAAGAAGTAGAATCTCTCTTGAATTGGAAATCCACTCTTAACCGATCTCACTCTTTCCTCCATTCTTGGAAAAGAAGTTCTACTGCGAGGACAACAAGTCCATGTAAATGGTACGGAATCACTTGTAACAGCCAGGGAAGCGTCGCGGAACTGAAACTAAATGGTTTGGGCTTACACGGTACACTGCATAGTTTGAACTTTACATCTTTTGCCAACGTTGTTAGTCTTAACCTGGGCAACAACACACTCGTCGGATCCATCCCCTTTCAGATAAGTTACCTTTCGAAACTGGCCTACCTTGATCTTTCTTACAATAACTTTTCTGGATATATTCCACCAGAAATAGGCTTCCTTACAAATTTGAATGGGTTATATATTGGTCATAATCAAATTGTTGGGTCAATCCCTACTTCTTTGTGTAACTTGAGCAGCCTAACTACTTTACTCTTGTATGAAAATCAGCTTTCTGGTGTAATTCCTCGCGAAATCGGAAGATTAAATTCTCTTATTCGTCTTGAATGGGATTCAAACAATCTCATTGGTGCAATCCCAAATTCTTTATGTAATCTGACCAACTTAGAGTTTTTATATCTTTCCAAAAATCAACTTTCCGGTACCATTCCACAAGAAATCGGAAGGCTAAGGTCTCTTATTCATCTTGAATGGTTTTCAAACAATCTCATTGGTCCTATCCCAACTTCTTTATGCAATCTGGCTAACTTAGAGAATTTATACCTTTCCGATAATCAGCTTTCCAGTACCATTCCACAAGAAATCGGGAGGCTAACGTCTCTTATTGACTTCCAGTTGACAAGCAACAATTTTACTGGTTCAATCCCTACTTCATTATGTAATCTGAGCAACTTAAACTTTTTATACCTTTCAGATAATCAATTTTCCGGTACCATTCCTCGAGAAATTGGAAGGCTCACGTCTCTTACTGAATTAGGATTGGCAACAAACAATTTCACCGGTCGCATACCTACTTCATTATGTAATCTGAGCTACCTAAACAGTCTCTAcctttttgaaaataaattttctGGCACCATTCCTCAAGAACTCGGAAGGCTGACGTCTCTTGAGATCATTATATTGTACACAAACAATCTCGTTGGTCCAATCCCTACTTCCTTATGTAATTTGAGCAACCTAAACATTTTATACCTTAATCGAAATCAACTCTCTGGTACCATTCCCCAAGATATTGGGAGGCTAGGGTCTCTTACAGAACTTATATTGACCACCAACAATCTCATTGGCCATATCCCAAATTCTTTATGTAATCTGAGCAACTTAAGGACACTTTTCCTCATTGAAAATAAACTTTCAGGTCCAATTCCTCGAGATATCGGAAGGCTAAGTTCTCTTATTGATTTACAACTCTCAACAAACAATCTTACCGGTCCAATACCTATTTCTCTTTACAAATTGATCAACTTAAAAATTCTGCGTATTTATGAAAATCAACTTTCTGGTACCATTCATGAAGAAATCGGAAACATGATGTCTCTATCTGACCTTGAGTTGGCCGTAAACTATCTAGTTGGTCCAATCCCTGCTTCTATATGTAATCTGAGCAACTTAACCATTTATATCTTTTTCAAAATCAACTTTCTGgtatcatcccaaaagaaatag
- the LOC113329726 gene encoding MDIS1-interacting receptor like kinase 2-like, which produces MSNNKLTGSIPRHFGECSKLLSLNLRRNGFSGQIPPQIGNLNSIQYKLDLSQNELAGEIPSDLGKLNKLVELNLSRNKLSGSVPNSFNEMLSLTIVDISYNELIGPIPNIKAFKDAPFDALRNNRGLCGNHSGGMRSCNSSSTNRRKEIKSDKLAVMKILVPLFGSLFILFLVLAVVFCFRKRFSRNVEHPDQTKSTINTGKNLFSIWNYDGKLVFEDILEATENFDTKYCIGTGGYGSVYKAVLSTRQVVAVKKLHFPDEDSEMVDLKSFESEVHALTETRHRNIVKLFGFCSNTERRISFLVYEFIERGSLKHVLSDGERAAEFGWRKRIRFIKGTSDAIAYMHHDCIPAIVHRDISSNNILLDSDYEARISDFGTARILKQDSSNWTSLAGTYGYVSPELAYTMQVTEKCDVYSFGVIMLEVLMGSHPSEVIALLSPALLPLSSSSSTSSNAGENIRLKDILDKCIEAPSDLAKKQTMHYSKVGFSCLRGDPRTRPTMQEVSV; this is translated from the exons ATGTCAAATAATAAGCTTACCGGGTCAATACCCAGACATTTCGGAGAGTGTTCAAAGTTACTTTCATTGAACTTGAGAAGAAACGGTTTCAGTGGACAGATTCCACCTCAGATCGGAAACTTGAATTCAATACAATATAAATTGGATCTCAGTCAAAATGAGCTTGCAGGTGAAATACCATCGGATCTCGGAAAATTAAATAAATTGGTAGAGCTAAATCTATCCCGCAACAAGCTTTCGGGTTCAGTTCCGAACTCTTTCAATGAAATGCTTAGCTTGACCATTGTTGATATTTCATATAACGAATTGATTGGTCCTATTCCAAATATCAAGGCTTTCAAGGATGCTCCATTTGATGCATTGAGGAATAATAGAGGTTTATGTGGTAATCACTCCGGAGGTATGAGATCTTGTAATTCCTCGAGTACAAATAGAAGAAAAGAGATCAAATCTGATAAACTCGCGGTCATGAAAATTCTAGTTCCCTTGTTTGgttcattgtttattttgttcctAGTACTTGCCGTTGTTTTTTGCTTCCGGAAAAGATTCAGTAGAAATGTCGAACACCCAGACCAAACTAAATCAACCATTAATACTGGGAAAAATTTATTCTCGATATGGAATTATGATGGGAAACTAGTGTTTGAAGATATACTTGAAGCAACAGAGAATTTTGATACCAAATATTGCATTGGAACAGGAGGGTATGGGAGTGTTTACAAAGCAGTGTTATCGACACGCCAAGTTGTTGCTGTGAAGAAACTTCACTTTCCAGATGAAGATTCTGAAATGGTTGATCTCAAGTCTTTTGAAAGTGAAGTGCATGCCTTGACAGAAACTCGTCACCGGAACATAgttaaactttttggtttttgttcTAATACCGAAAGACGAATCTCATTCTTGGTGTATGAGTTCATAGAGAGGGGAAGCTTGAAACATGTATTATCTGATGGAGAAAGAGCAGCGGAGTTTGGTTGGAGAAAGAGGATAAGATTCATCAAGGGAACGTCTGATGCAATTGCTTACATGCACCATGACTGCATACCGGCCATAGTTCACAGGGACATATCCAGCAACAACATTTTATTGGATTCAGATTATGAAGCACGTATTTCCGACTTTGGTACTGCGAGGATTTTGAAGCAAGATTCATCCAATTGGACTTCACTTGCTGGAACATATGGATATGTTTCTCCAG AGCTTGCCTACACAATGCAGGTAACAGAGAAATGTGATGTTTATAGCTTTGGGGTGATCATGTTAGAAGTACTAATGGGGAGTCATCCATCTGAAGTCATCGCATTACTCTCTCCTGCTCTCCTTCCACTGTCGTCATCCTCCTCGACTTCAAGTAATGCAGGGGAAAACATAAGGTTGAAAGACATCTTGGACAAGTGCATTGAAGCGCCATCGGATTTAGCAAAAAAGCAAACAATGCATTATTCGAAGGTAGGATTTTCATGCTTACGTGGTGATCCACGTACCCGGCCAACTATGCAAGAAGTATCGGTATAA
- the LOC113329432 gene encoding probable uridine nucleosidase 2 — protein MVEATKKKKIIIDTDPGIDDAMAIFVALNSPEVEVIGLTTIFGNVYTTLATRNALHLLEIAGRTDIPVVEGSHTTFTKGTKLRVADFVHGTDGLGNQNFPPPLGKAIEQSAVNYLVEQANRYPGEVTVVALGPLTNIALAIELDPEFAKKIGQIVLLGGAFFVNGNVNPSSEANIFGDPDAADIVFTSGADVVAIGLNVTHQVIMSDDDRDKLVQSNGKFAQYISKILDIYYSYHHESYNTKGVYLHDPATIIAAVDPSLFTYTEGVVRVQTSGITRGATVFYNTVKRFMEETEWSGKPTVKVAVTVDGPAVLKLVMDRLINS, from the exons ATGGTAGAAgcaacaaagaaaaagaagatcatCATTGATACTGATCCAGGAATCG ATGATGCAATGGCAATATTTGTTGCCTTAAATTCACCGGAAGTGGAAGTGATTGGACTGACTACGATATTTGGGAATGTTTATACTACTCTTGCTACAAGGAATGCTTTGCATTTG TTGGAAATTGCAGGACGGACAGATATTCCAGTGGTCGAGGGGTCACATACTACATTTACT AAAGGTACAAAGCTTCGTGTTGCTGATTTTGTTCATGGTACTGATGGCCTCGGGAACCAAAACTTCCCTCCACCTTTAGGAAAGGCGATTGAACAATCAGCTGTCAATTATCTCGTCGAACAAGCAAATCGGTACCCTGGAGAGGTTACCGTGGTTGCACTTGGACCACTTACAAATATTGCCTTG GCTATTGAGCTAGATCCCGAATTTGCAAAAAAGATAGGACAAATTGTTCTTCTTGGCGGTGCTTTTTTTGTGAATGGGAACGTGAATCCTTCCTCTGAGGCTAAT ATCTTTGGTGATCCAGATGCTGCTGATATTGTATTCACTAGTGGAGCTGACGTTGTAGCTATAGGATTAAATGTTACTCATCAAGTTATTATGTCCG ATGATGACCGAGACAAGCTTGTACAATCCAATGGGAAATTTGCGCAATACATAAGCAAGATCTTAGATATCTATTACTCCTATCACCACGAGTCATATAACACAAAAG GTGTATACCTTCACGATCCAGCAACTATTATTGCGGCCGTGGATCCTTCATTGTTTACTTACACTGAGGGGGTCGTTAGAGTTCAGACAAGCGGTATAACGAGGGGTGCCACAGTTTTCTATAACACTGTCAAAAG GTTTATGGAAGAGACGGAGTGGTCAGGTAAGCCAACAGTTAAGGTGGCTGTTACTGTTGATGGTCCCGCAGTGCTTAAGCTGGTCATGGATCGCCTAATTAACTCCTAG
- the LOC113329727 gene encoding dynamin-related protein 1D-like gives MVQTVLTTKWTKTMEAMDMFQLLKILTCILTKAMSVLDMHLGTVIKSRIPGLQSIINKSIAELEAELSRFGKPVAFDGGGKLYLIMEICHLYDGIYKEHLDGMYVAGRLECSWCYFLVDWNVAAPAPHVRTTFFVVCEPGTQHMDALLDIIYEVLAKFIVIGGAYRFVV, from the exons ATGGTCCAAACTGTTCTCACGACAAAG TGGACAAAAACAATGGAGGCTATGGATATGTTTCAGCTGCTCAAGATCCTAACATGTATCCTAACCAAGGCTATGTCGGTCCTGGATATG CACTTGGGAACTGTAATCAAGTCTCGCATCCCAGGCCTCCAGTCGATAATTAATAAAAGTATTGCTGAACTAGAGGCGGAATTGAGTCGTTTTGGCAAGCCTGTTGCTTTTGATGGTGGA GGTAAACTGTACCTGATTATGGAGATTTGTCATCTTTATGATGGAATTTACAAAGAACATCTTGACGGCATGTATGTAGCTGGTAGATTGGAATGTAGCTGGTGTTACTTTCTGGTAGATTGGAATGTAGCTGCCCCTGCCCCACATGTGA GAACGACGTTCTTTGTCGTATGTGAACCAGGGACACAACACATGGATGCTCTACTTGATATCATttatgaagtattggctaagttcATCGTCATCGGAGGAGCTTATCGTTTTGTTGTTTAA